The genomic region TGACTAATAAAAATCTAATTATGTTACTTCTAGCGACCTTCACAGTTGTGCTATCACTCATTACACACTTTCTGCACCGAGGTACAAACTTTTTAAGTGACTATCTACTAGTAAAGGGGATCGGTGACGTTAGTGGTGGAGATTATGTTTTACTCACCATTTTAATGATTCTACCTATCGTTCTTTTAGCTGTTGTTTTATATTTGTACAAGCATGATTACCATCATCGATATATCCCACTTTTTATCATGTTGACATTTACGTTTAGCAGTATTTCAATTATTGCAGGTGGTGATGGTTTAGTAGAGTACCATTTTTCAATTTTTATGGTCATTGCTTTCATTGCCTATTTTGATTCAATAAGACTTATTATCGTGAGCACGGTTATTTTTGCTTTGCAGCATCTTGTTGGCTACTTTGTCGTACCTGAACTAATTTGTGGGACAGAGAACTACAGCTTTCAGTTACTCATGATTCATGCTGTATATTTACTATTCACAAGTGGGGCAAATATCTTACTTATATTCACAAAAAACAAGAATACGAGAGCATTAGAATCAGAGAATCTACAACATAAAGAAAATACGAAGGAAATACTAGAACAACTCATTTCGGCTTCAGCAAATATTCTGCGAACAGTAAAGGAACTCTCAAGCGGATCTAGTGAATCAACTCGTGCAAGCCAGGAAATCACGGCCTCCATTCAAGAGTTGGCCATGGGAGCGGAGATACAATTAAGTAAAGCAAACAATAGTGAAGTTGTGTTAAAAGAAATGGTGGAGCAAGTAAAGTTGATTTCTGACAGCACTCTTCAGGTAAAAGAAACGTCGTCTATCACAACAAAAGAAGCAACAAACGGTAAACTGAGCATTGAAACTATGTCTAATAAAATGCACAACATAGAGAGTACTGTTCAAACAATCTCTCAATTAATTCAAAACCTAAACTTGACTTCTTTGGAAATTAGCAAGATGGTAACATCTATTTCCTCAATTTCGGATCAAACAACGATGCTTGCATTAAATGCTTCCATAGAAGCAGCAAGAGCAGGAGAACATGGAAAGGGCTTTGCTGTTGTAGCCGAGGAAGTGAGAAAACTAGCAAAGATAACAGATCAAACCACAGACAATATTGAAGCACTCATAGGTGATATTAGTCATGAAATGACAACTGTGGTGAATGAGATGGAAAAAGGATCACATGAAGTGAAAGATGCGATAAACTTCATCCACTCAACAGAAAAAATATTCGAGGGCATATTAAACAGAACAGAGGAAGTTGAAAAACAAATTAAGGGTATTACCAATTCAACTTCGCATATTCATGAAAAATCTGAACACATTTTCCTTTCAGTCTCTGAAATGACAGGGATTGTGAATCAATCATTAGAAAACAGTGAACAAATATCTGCAGCTGCGGAGCAACAATTGGGATCAGTTGAGGCAATTGAGTCAATCACTGAAGAATTAAATTTAATGGCAATGAACTTGGAGGAACTAGTGTATAAAATTAAGACAGCTGAAGTTTAAAAAAGGGTGCATATAGTGCGCCCTTTTCCACTTACTCTTTTTTCTTAATAAACTCTGTCACAGCCTCTCTATTCTCCCCATTTCCAACTTCCGTTACTTCAAAATAGTCCTTTGACTTGTAACCATTTACTTCAATATCCAAATCATGAAAAAGTCTATGTAAATACAACACAGCTTGTTTATCTTTTTCTCCATTCTCAATAAGTGTGGATAGCTGCTTAATAGTTGTGTAATCTGACTGAAGCGAAGGGCTTAGCTCTGTGTTTGACAGAAAGTCCATTATTCCGCTTGCATTTTCTTTCTGTTTTTTCCATTGCAGGGAATTAATTTCTCCCCATCCTGTCGTCTTGTTATAGAAGTCATGTTGATTGGATATAAACTCTTTTTCCTCTGAATGAATCGTTGCTACTGTCTCTATATTACTTTTTGGTTTAACAGGATTCTCTTTTTGATTAAACAGAGTAAAAGCTTCATCCGTTTGTATAAGGATAAATCCACCAATGATTACAACAAGTATAATTCCTAGAAGGGCATACGCCGTTCGTTTATTCATTATTTCACTCCCTTTTATCTAGCTAGAGCTCAATAGTTGAACTATCCTATATATTTGCGCTAGAAATCGCATAGCAGAGTACAAAATACAGATGAAATCAAGTAAACTAAAATTAACAGATAATACTAGTAAATTGAATAAGTATACAAAAATGAATATACGTTAGGAGAGTAACATTCATGACTACTAAATTGTATTATGATGATGCCTATAAGACTTCTTTTGTCAGTCAACTTGTTAAACAAGAAAGGGATGAACAAGGGAGAAGATACATTACATTAGAAGAAACGGCCTTTTATCCAACTGGTGGAGGACAACCCTTTGATACAGGAACAGTAAATGGCGTAATGGTACTAGACGCTATGGAAGTGGATGGAGAAATCCGTCATTTTGTAGCTGAAGAAATACAGGGTACTCAAGTAGAGGGGAAGATCAATTGGAAGCGTCGATTTGATCATATGCAGCAGCATGCAGGTCAGCATATATTATCTGCATCGTTCGCACTGAAATATGGATTTGAAACGGTCAGTTTTCACCTAGGACAGGAAACGTTAACCATTGATATAAAGACAGAGCAACTTACTGAGGAACAGGCATTACTAGTAGAAGAATTGGCAAATCAAATCATTCTAGAAAATCGCCCTATTGAAACAAAATGGGTAACAGAAAAAGAGGGAATGCAGTATCCATTGCGAAAAAAGCTGGCGGTTACAGATAATGTGAGATTAGTAATTATTCCAGATTTTGACTATAACGGCTGTGGAGGTACGCATCCAACCACAACTGGACAAGTGAGTAGCATTAAAATCCTCGGATGGGAGAAGCAAAAGAAAAATACAACAAGGGTTGAATTTGTCTGTGGAGACCGTGTACGTAAACAATTACACAACAAAAATAAAGTAGTAACTGAAGTTGGAAGAATAGTAAGTGCCCCTGAACAAGAAATAACTACAGCTGTGCAACGTTTAATCGAACAAGGAAAATCTATGGAAAAAACAATAGAGGATCTGCGTGAAAAGCTCTTGCAAGTCGAAGCACAAAATCTTCTAATCAGTCAAAAAGATGGATACCTGGGTGTAGTTCTGCAAAATCGAACGATGCAGGATCTACAAAAGTTAGCGCGTATTGTCACAAGTATTGATGAACATATCGTTTTCGTTCTTGTTACTGAAAATGATAAGAAACAGCAAATTGTTGTAGCACGTGGAAAATTAGCACCAGGCAGTATGAAAACGCTCATCCAAGATGTTCTATCAGTTATTAATGGAAAAGGTGGCGGAAATGATTTGTTGGCACAAGGGGGCGGGGAAGCGGGTACCGTTACAAATGAAGAATTATTGTGGGTGGCACTCGATAAAGCAAAATCTCTTGAACTAGGTAATAACTAATGCCCACTATTTATCATGAAATAGTCATTAATGCGCCCATAACCACTTGCTTTGACTTAAGCAGGGATGTTACTGTCCATACACAAACAGTTGCTCATACGAAAGAAAAAATAATAAGTCATCATCCTTCACCATTATTAGAAAAAGGTGACATTGTTACATTTGAAGCTATTCACTTTTGCATTAGACAAAAACTAACGGCTAAAGTTATTCAAATGGAAAAGCCCTATTCTTTTACAGATGAGATGATAAAGGGTGCATTCAAATCACTCCGTCATATACATGAGTTCAAGCAAGTGGAGACAGGTACCTTAATGATTGATAAGCTTACCTTTGAGTCACCGTTAGGTAAAGTAGGAGACATCGCAAATGTGCTGTTTTTAGAAAAATATATGGAGAAGTTTATTGCATACCGTGCCAGAAAGTTAAAAAAGATGGCTGAGAATAATTCAACGGATAGGGGGATGACATGACTTTTCTAAAAATATTTATTTTTATCATTCTTGTTGTACCTGTTTTATCAATTTCAATCTTTGCTACGAGTCTCTATACTTCAGAAAAAACATTTACCTGGATTTATTTCGGTCTTATTTTATAAGTTTATTGTTATTGGTTTTAGGTATTATAGGATCCACTAAGAATAAAATGGTCAAAAATACGTTAGCCATCACTTCATCTATAAGTATAATCACGATTGCATCGATTGTTTTATTTTCTACTATTATTATTTATAGTGCAGAGCGAGTCAGGACTGGCACAGAGACTGTACATTTGAGTAGAATTGAAAAGGTAGACTGGTACAAGAATATTTATGTAAATATTACGAACCAGGAATATGACCTGGATAATCTAAGCAAGAGAAAGGTTCATAATATAACATTCTATTACGAAAAAGACTTTAATCCTGATTCTGTCATTCAGCTAACTATAGATACAATCAAAGAATACGAAGATGAACTAGCTTCCCTATTTCCAAATAGCGATGCGCTTCCGGTAAGTTTTATTATATACAATGATTATTATAAAATGGCATCACATTACGAAATGAGGGAAGGGAAGGTAGGAGGATTTTATGATCCGAGCAACCAAACCATTCACTTTGAAGTTCCAAACGATTCAACATTTGATATACAGGACATTAAAGGGACAATTATTCATGAATATGTTCATCATATGTATCAATCTTATAAGAAACAAAACAGTCTTCAAGGAGTAGAGCCGATTTGGTTTGTTGAAGGAATAGCGGCATACATGGAAAAAAAGAATACCATTACATATGCAGAAGAATTCAATGATATAGAATTCGTTAGTTTTACACAGTTAGATGCAATGAAAAAATGGGACCGTCACTTACAAGAGAACTATTCTCCTTACTTACAAAGCCAACTATTTATTCATTATATGATTGCTGATCATGGTACTGAAAGTGTATCTGCTATTCTATTAAACGCAGATCATTTTAATTTTGATAAGTCATTTGAAGAGACAATGGGTTCGCCTATTGAAGAGTATGAAACATCGTTTTTGGACGAATTAAGAAAAGTGGAATCCAAAATTGATGCTCTTCCAAAATTAATGTACCAAGAAAATAAACAAGAAGAAGCATTAAAGTCCTTATTAGAGGTTGTAACTATTGCTCCCAATCATAATATTGCCAATCATAACATTGCGAATGTCTATCAAGAACTTGGTAATTATGAACAAGCTCTAAGATATAGGGAGAACGTAGTCAACTTGGACATTGAGCACGCCCCTTCCTATTCGTACCTAGCTGAAACACTCCTTTTCTTTGATATTGATAAGGCCCTCAAGGCAGAAATGACAGGCTTTAAATATGCTACAAAGGATTCGCAAAGTAACCTAAGCTTCCATGAAGACAGAGTAAACGATTTAAAGTATATTCAAGAAAATATCGATAATGGAAATCCTTTTAAGGGCTATATCGCACTAGTAAAAGAAGGAAATAGCTGGATGTTAAACGAAAGAAATAAGAGGGATCTAATCTCAAAGGTTTTAGATGAGTATCCAAACATTGAATCAAAAGAGCGGGAGCAGCTAATAGTGTTACTTAATGAGTAAGTATTTTGCCAGAAGTAAAATAGTATACCAATTAACAGCGTGAATTCAGACAATCTGATTCACGCTTTTTTTATATTGGATACTTAGGCACCAAGTTTACCTGAGACAATACGAGGTGCTGTCTTACGCTGAGTTTTTTGCATTGCTATTTCTTTTAAATTGCTTCGGGGTGATACCGATGTATTTCTTAAAAAGGCTGGTGTAATAACTTTGATTACAATATCCGAGTAACAAAGAGATATCAAGAAGAGTCGCCCCTGTATGAAGTAAGAAATACTTCGACTCTTCAATTTTTTTCCGGTTGATATATTCTTTTATGGATACGCCAACTTTTTTTCGAAATAAGGTAGAAAGGTAATTAGGGCTGACTTGTATTTCTTCTGCGATACTTTCTAACGTTAAAGGCTGAAAGAGGTTTTGCTGGATATATTCGATTGAACGGTCAATGATCTCATTTTGAAAAGGCTTTTGCCCATAATCAATAATTGACTGTATAAAAGTTTGCACCATTTCGTATTCTACTTGATGAAGCATTTTTTTATCTGACACCTTTTCGATATGCCTGATTAATACATCACTTAAATCATAGGCCGTCTCCGGTGCCACTCCTGCTTTGATCGTTTCGCGAGTGAGAAGGGTACATAAGCAGATAAGAGAATTTTTTAATGAGCGCAAGGGTTCATATGCCAGCGTAGCTCGGTCTAGTTTATTAATTTCATTAAGAATTTGATTGGCCTTTGTTAGATTTGCATTACGAACCCAATGCAATAACTCTTGCTCAAGCTGATAGGATGGATGAACAAAAAATGACTTATCTTTTTCAATTTTAGCTTGTGTAAACTGTTTTATTAACTCTTGTTGAATAGAAGACAATCTTTGCATGTAACAATCACCACTTTTTGTGAAAGTAAGTTTTTAATAAAAATCTTACATTTTTAATATAATTATATGGTGTAAGCACTTACAATTCAATTAATAACTCTAAGGAGGTAAAAGCAATGAAAAGTTGGAAATCAAAACTTGTATCATTCTCTCTTATGTCGACACTTTTATTAGCAGGTTGTGGCGGTGGAGATGGTGAAGATGCAAAAGGAACTGAAGACAAAGGTACAGATAAGGGTGCAGGTGAAGAAGTAGTTATTAAATTTGGTGCACAAAATGACAGTACTCCTGCAACACAGGCACTAATCGATGGATTCAACGAAAGCCAAGATAAGTACAAGGTTGAGTGGGAAGCCTTAACAAATGACTCTGCACAAATGCATGACCAATTACTTAATTCATTATCAAGTGGTTCAAGTGATTATGACGTCATTTCAATGGACGTTGTATGGGCTGGTGAATTTGCAGGCGCTGGATTCCTAGAACCAATTGACACTCGTTTAGCTGATGCTGGGTTAAAGAAAGATCAATTTAACGCTGGTTCAATGACATCCGGTAACTATAAAGGGAAGCAATACACACTTCCGTTCTTTCCGGACTTGGGTCTCCTTTACTATCGTAAAGATATTGTAAGTCCTGAAGATGCTGCTAAGTTAGACAGCGGTGATTACACATATGATGATCTATACACAATGGCTGAAAAGTATACAGGTCAAGCTAACACAAAATACGGATTTCTGTATCAATCGAAGCAATATGAAGGTTTAACAGTTAACGTAACCGAATTCTCGAATTCATATGGTGATGTTAAGTCTGGTTTAGAAACGATGTATAAATTCACAAATGCAGCATTCTCACCAAAAGATATACTAAACTTCATGGAAGGTGAGACAGCGACAAACTTTACACAAGGAAATGCTGTTTTCGCTCGTAACTGGCCATATCAATTCGGTATGATTAAAGGTCAAGAAGAAGGCGTAACGGTAAAGGTTGACCAAGTAGGTATCGCTCCACTTCCAAACGGTGGTTCTGTAGGAGGATGGTTACTAGGAGTTAATAAAAACTCTAAAAATATTGAAGGTGCATGGGAATTCATCCAATATGCTGCGGGTGAAGAAGGACAAAAAATCATGTCTACACAAGGTGGTTACCTACCAGGATTTAATGCTCTATTAGAGGATGAAGAAGTAAAAGCGGCAAATGAAATGCTTTCTTATCCTGGATTCCAAAAGGCACTATCCACAACGATTGCACGCCCAGTTTCTCCTGAGTACAACAAAGTATCTGATACCATTCAAGTTCAAGCACATAAATATTTGAGCTCAGGTAATGGTGTAGATGAAGCAGCAACAGCAATTACAGATGCTGCGAAATCGGAGTAGAATCCATAAGGGATTACCCTTAAAACTCCTTATGACTTCTGTTCATAAGGAGTTTTCTTTTATATGTGAGATGAAGGGTTCCTAGGACTACTCGGGCAACATAATTTGAAGTCTTTCTACTCATCCTAAGAGGTAGAAAAACACATTCTAAAAAATATTTAAATCATTTCAAGGAGAGGGTGATAGCATGCAACAAAAAATGGGAGTATCCGGATGGTTATACATACTGCCTACATTAATCCTAATTGGGATTTTTTCATTGTGGCCTGTTGTACAATCGATTACATACTCATTCTTTGATTATCGATTAAATGACCAGCAAAAGGCAGGTCTCTATATAAACGAGCGATTTAACACAGATTTATTTAACGAAACAGCTTTATATGTTGGACTGTTCCTAGATGAGGAACTAGTGAATATATCTGATCCAGAAGACCAGGCTGATGTTCAGCAATTAATTGAGAAAGTTACTACAGTAGGCGCAAAATATAAAGACCAAAAAGGTGTCATAACAATTTCAGAGGAAGAAAAAGAAGCAATTAATAAGCTGCATAAAGAATCAAAGGCAACATATGAAGAATTAGCAAGTAAATACACATTAACACATGCAGAAAATTTACCATTACTCATTGAAGATTTTCATAACTCTGTCATACCATCCAACTTTATTGGATTTAAAGCATATAAAACAGCACTAGGTGATGAACGAATAAGAATTGCTTTAGTCAACACAGTCATCTTCACCATATTTTCTGTAACATTAGAACTTATTCTAGGGTTAGGTCTTGCAATGGTCTTGAATAAAGCGATATTTGGTCAGGGTTTAGTTAGAACAACTTCACTAGTTCCATGGGCAATACCGACAGCCGTAGCTGCTTTAATGTGGAGCTATTTATATGACGGCAGTAGCGGGATTGTGGCACATTTCTTTGAGATGATAGGGATTGTGGACCAATCACAAGATTTATTATTAAGTGCAAGTGGTGCCATGATGGCAACCATCTTAGCTGATGTTTGGAAAACAACACCGTATATGGCGTTATTACTTTTAGCTGGTTTACAAAACATACCGAACTCTCTTTATGAAGCGGCGTCCATTGATGGGGCAACGAAAGTTCAAAGCTTCTTCAGAGTCACGCTACCTTTATTAAAGCCATCTATCTTAGTTGCGTTATTATTCCGTACATTAGATGCCTTCCGAGTATTTGATTTGATTTTTGTTCTTACAGGTGGAGGTCCAGGTGGTTCAACAGAGACAATGTCGATTTACGCATACAAAACAATGTTTGGTCAAACAAACTTTGGCTATGGATCAGTCGTTGTCATGCTCATGTTTGTTTGCGTGGCAATCATTGCAATCGTATTTGTAAGACTGCTTGGTGCCAATATACTAGATCGTAGTTAAAGGGGGGAGATTAAAATGAACTCATCAAAGAAAAAACTATGGATAACATTTGGAATTGTCGTGGTACTTTATTTATTTGCAATGGTATTTCCGTTCTTTTGGGTATTTATCACGTCATTTAAAACAAGTGGTGAGATTTTTGGTGCAGGTGCCTTCAATGTCATTCCAGAAAATCCAACACTGCAAAATTATATAACCATTTTATTTGAAAAAAACATATTGCGATCAATCATGAATAGCTTGATTGTTGCGATTACAACAACTGTTTATGTCATTATCGTAGCGACCTTTTGTGCATACGCAATTTCTAGGTTCACGTTCCGGGGAAAGAGTGTTTTACTTGGTTTAGTATTAGCAGTATCCATGTTCCCGCAAATGATTATTACGGGCCCTGTATACAATTTGTTTTATGATTTAGGTTTATTAAATTCTTATGCAATCGTACTTCCTTATTCAACGATTACCTTACCAATGGCTGTTTGGATATTAGTAACACATTTTAATCAAATCCCTTTAGCACTGGAAGAATCGGCGAAAATTGATGGAGCGACCCGTTTTCAAACTTTATATAAGATTGTTTTTCCGTTGGCAGCCC from Bacillus sp. BGMRC 2118 harbors:
- a CDS encoding carbohydrate ABC transporter permease, with the translated sequence MNSSKKKLWITFGIVVVLYLFAMVFPFFWVFITSFKTSGEIFGAGAFNVIPENPTLQNYITILFEKNILRSIMNSLIVAITTTVYVIIVATFCAYAISRFTFRGKSVLLGLVLAVSMFPQMIITGPVYNLFYDLGLLNSYAIVLPYSTITLPMAVWILVTHFNQIPLALEESAKIDGATRFQTLYKIVFPLAAPGVFTTAIITFIAAWNEFLLTVTLNSNAEYHTVPVAISFLRTQFTILWGEVAAATAIVTIPTLIVVLVFQKQIVSGLTSGGVKE
- a CDS encoding alanyl-tRNA editing protein, producing MTTKLYYDDAYKTSFVSQLVKQERDEQGRRYITLEETAFYPTGGGQPFDTGTVNGVMVLDAMEVDGEIRHFVAEEIQGTQVEGKINWKRRFDHMQQHAGQHILSASFALKYGFETVSFHLGQETLTIDIKTEQLTEEQALLVEELANQIILENRPIETKWVTEKEGMQYPLRKKLAVTDNVRLVIIPDFDYNGCGGTHPTTTGQVSSIKILGWEKQKKNTTRVEFVCGDRVRKQLHNKNKVVTEVGRIVSAPEQEITTAVQRLIEQGKSMEKTIEDLREKLLQVEAQNLLISQKDGYLGVVLQNRTMQDLQKLARIVTSIDEHIVFVLVTENDKKQQIVVARGKLAPGSMKTLIQDVLSVINGKGGGNDLLAQGGGEAGTVTNEELLWVALDKAKSLELGNN
- a CDS encoding AraC family transcriptional regulator, which codes for MQRLSSIQQELIKQFTQAKIEKDKSFFVHPSYQLEQELLHWVRNANLTKANQILNEINKLDRATLAYEPLRSLKNSLICLCTLLTRETIKAGVAPETAYDLSDVLIRHIEKVSDKKMLHQVEYEMVQTFIQSIIDYGQKPFQNEIIDRSIEYIQQNLFQPLTLESIAEEIQVSPNYLSTLFRKKVGVSIKEYINRKKIEESKYFLLHTGATLLDISLLLGYCNQSYYTSLFKKYIGITPKQFKRNSNAKNSA
- a CDS encoding SRPBCC family protein, with translation MPTIYHEIVINAPITTCFDLSRDVTVHTQTVAHTKEKIISHHPSPLLEKGDIVTFEAIHFCIRQKLTAKVIQMEKPYSFTDEMIKGAFKSLRHIHEFKQVETGTLMIDKLTFESPLGKVGDIANVLFLEKYMEKFIAYRARKLKKMAENNSTDRGMT
- a CDS encoding extracellular solute-binding protein, with product MKSWKSKLVSFSLMSTLLLAGCGGGDGEDAKGTEDKGTDKGAGEEVVIKFGAQNDSTPATQALIDGFNESQDKYKVEWEALTNDSAQMHDQLLNSLSSGSSDYDVISMDVVWAGEFAGAGFLEPIDTRLADAGLKKDQFNAGSMTSGNYKGKQYTLPFFPDLGLLYYRKDIVSPEDAAKLDSGDYTYDDLYTMAEKYTGQANTKYGFLYQSKQYEGLTVNVTEFSNSYGDVKSGLETMYKFTNAAFSPKDILNFMEGETATNFTQGNAVFARNWPYQFGMIKGQEEGVTVKVDQVGIAPLPNGGSVGGWLLGVNKNSKNIEGAWEFIQYAAGEEGQKIMSTQGGYLPGFNALLEDEEVKAANEMLSYPGFQKALSTTIARPVSPEYNKVSDTIQVQAHKYLSSGNGVDEAATAITDAAKSE
- a CDS encoding sugar ABC transporter permease, whose protein sequence is MGVSGWLYILPTLILIGIFSLWPVVQSITYSFFDYRLNDQQKAGLYINERFNTDLFNETALYVGLFLDEELVNISDPEDQADVQQLIEKVTTVGAKYKDQKGVITISEEEKEAINKLHKESKATYEELASKYTLTHAENLPLLIEDFHNSVIPSNFIGFKAYKTALGDERIRIALVNTVIFTIFSVTLELILGLGLAMVLNKAIFGQGLVRTTSLVPWAIPTAVAALMWSYLYDGSSGIVAHFFEMIGIVDQSQDLLLSASGAMMATILADVWKTTPYMALLLLAGLQNIPNSLYEAASIDGATKVQSFFRVTLPLLKPSILVALLFRTLDAFRVFDLIFVLTGGGPGGSTETMSIYAYKTMFGQTNFGYGSVVVMLMFVCVAIIAIVFVRLLGANILDRS